In one window of Ruminococcus hominis DNA:
- a CDS encoding helix-turn-helix domain-containing protein produces the protein MEKSVTLEEALKRIEELEKENVELREELEYYRNRKLSGRQKHNAKWRAIYNDFVVGYESGMTMIEIAKRNNVSERTIYRYKAYYDKMKKKEE, from the coding sequence ATGGAGAAATCTGTAACACTTGAAGAGGCATTAAAAAGAATTGAGGAGTTGGAAAAAGAGAATGTAGAACTTCGGGAGGAATTGGAGTATTACAGAAATCGTAAATTAAGCGGTCGTCAGAAACATAACGCCAAGTGGAGGGCAATTTATAATGATTTTGTTGTTGGGTATGAGAGCGGTATGACGATGATAGAAATTGCGAAGAGGAACAATGTCAGTGAGAGGACGATTTATAGGTATAAAGCATATTATGACAAAATGAAGAAAAAAGAGGAATAG
- a CDS encoding ROK family protein — protein sequence MPTVLANVNDLLEKRVLEETGEYASTGGRKAKSIGINKSYCHAMGILITANHVEMVLVNLGDEIIKKDRIRLKFTAELSYCTEVAQKVKTFLEGEVAKDTLLGIGVAIPGIIDQKERIVLKSHALGIENYSLRFLEQALEIPVYFENDANAAMLAEKKQKYPNAIYLSLNHTLGGAFCIDGKLFRGQNQKAGEFGHMILVPGGRKCYCGKSGCADAYCAASVLTQDNRQSLDAFMEKVESGDEKILQTWNEYLDHLAVLISNLRMAYDMDIILGGDVGGVLSDYMIPLGEKVMAYNGFEHDVSYLKNCSYKKEASAVGAAKYFFTKHIVEL from the coding sequence CCGGTGGAAGGAAGGCAAAAAGTATAGGGATTAATAAGTCATACTGTCATGCAATGGGAATTTTGATTACAGCGAATCATGTAGAAATGGTATTAGTAAATCTTGGAGATGAGATTATAAAAAAAGATCGCATCCGTTTAAAATTTACGGCAGAATTATCCTATTGTACAGAGGTGGCACAAAAGGTCAAAACTTTTCTTGAAGGCGAAGTAGCGAAGGATACGCTACTTGGGATTGGAGTGGCAATTCCAGGAATTATTGATCAGAAAGAACGGATCGTTTTAAAATCCCATGCTTTAGGTATAGAGAATTATAGTCTGCGCTTTTTAGAGCAGGCGCTGGAAATTCCAGTATATTTTGAAAACGATGCTAATGCTGCAATGCTTGCAGAAAAAAAGCAAAAGTATCCAAATGCGATATATCTGTCTTTGAACCACACCTTAGGAGGTGCATTCTGCATAGATGGAAAGCTGTTTCGTGGGCAAAACCAGAAAGCAGGGGAGTTTGGTCACATGATACTCGTTCCCGGTGGAAGAAAGTGTTATTGTGGTAAATCAGGATGCGCAGATGCATATTGTGCTGCAAGTGTACTGACACAAGATAACAGGCAGTCACTGGATGCATTTATGGAAAAAGTTGAAAGTGGTGATGAAAAAATTTTGCAGACATGGAATGAGTATCTGGATCATCTTGCTGTTTTGATATCAAATCTGCGGATGGCATATGATATGGATATCATACTAGGCGGTGATGTGGGAGGTGTATTGTCAGATTATATGATACCACTGGGAGAAAAAGTGATGGCATATAATGGCTTTGAGCATGATGTTTCATACTTGAAAAATTGTTCGTATAAGAAAGAAGCGTCGGCTGTTGGAGCTGCGAAATACTTTTTTACAAAACATATAGTAGAATTGTAG
- a CDS encoding AraC family transcriptional regulator — protein MYFELKENKPHGTKDDPFSTYHIKNGGRSFQIPVHWHDELEIIYVKSGFLTVSISGENYIGTPGDAFVVSPGNLHFMGSQTGTVDYFTFLFPVEYISFCINDMLDDKLLKPLKNGHLMIGPRVKDTAKELCEQLVETHMAKNKKIESEITAQIKTKRILLQFILEMWEKGFVIENDKSGRNTVEKEMISYIQQNFKEKISLKEFGELFHLSEKYISRYFKEHFHITLSQYITHLRLEYAKQLLQDTDTPVTEIAMQSGYQNVSYFIRIFKKTYGVSPLKYKKINQVHG, from the coding sequence ATGTACTTTGAATTAAAAGAAAATAAACCACACGGTACAAAGGATGATCCGTTTAGTACATATCATATAAAAAATGGGGGACGATCATTTCAGATACCGGTACATTGGCATGATGAACTAGAAATTATATATGTAAAAAGTGGTTTTTTGACTGTAAGTATATCAGGAGAAAATTATATTGGAACTCCCGGGGATGCTTTTGTAGTGTCGCCGGGTAATCTGCATTTCATGGGTTCACAGACTGGTACAGTAGATTATTTTACTTTCCTTTTTCCGGTAGAATACATATCTTTTTGCATAAATGATATGTTAGATGATAAATTACTGAAGCCGCTAAAAAATGGTCATCTGATGATAGGACCAAGAGTAAAAGATACAGCAAAAGAACTGTGTGAGCAGTTGGTTGAGACACATATGGCAAAAAATAAGAAAATTGAGTCCGAAATAACTGCTCAGATAAAGACAAAAAGAATTCTTTTACAATTTATTCTTGAAATGTGGGAGAAGGGCTTTGTGATCGAAAATGATAAAAGTGGGAGAAATACTGTAGAAAAAGAAATGATTTCATATATACAGCAGAATTTTAAAGAAAAGATATCGTTGAAAGAATTTGGTGAGCTGTTTCATCTTTCAGAAAAATATATATCGCGATATTTTAAGGAACATTTTCATATTACACTCTCGCAATATATAACACATTTACGATTAGAATATGCAAAACAGCTGTTACAAGATACGGATACTCCTGTTACAGAGATTGCAATGCAGAGTGGATATCAGAATGTAAGCTATTTTATCAGAATCTTCAAAAAAACATATGGAGTTTCTCCGTTAAAATATAAAAAAATAAACCAAGTGCATGGTTGA
- a CDS encoding MATE family efflux transporter — translation MAAERKTLTQLSVPICLETLFYMLSGMVDTLMLSSVSDQAVGAVGTANTYIGVFIIMFGVISSGMIAVMSQNIGAGRPGIAYQARQLGLIFNALIGIVMSVVLATFSGGILRIVSIAPALLEPAEIYLRIVGGACFLNALIPIFSSYLRVFGYTKHSLIGTVVGNVLNIILNSVFLFAFNWGVMGVAVATVISRVVNLIIVAGMGAVLIKAKQSPERITSRKIFAQIVKIGFPSALETALYNIAMTFIVRFMNQMDVDGMNVIARSYAVQIANFSYCVGAALAQANAIMTGWRIGAKEFEECNRGTRKAAIYGIITATCFSVTFAFAGHFIVHIFTDDSQMINLVVKLLIVDIFLELGRVTNLVYGQALKTSGDALFPVILGAIFMYLFAVGGTYFLGIHMGFLAVGAYIAMAGDECARAVGMVLRWKSGKWKSKGLVEV, via the coding sequence ATGGCAGCGGAAAGAAAAACATTAACACAGCTATCTGTGCCAATATGCTTAGAAACTTTATTTTATATGCTTTCAGGTATGGTTGATACGCTTATGCTATCATCTGTAAGTGATCAGGCTGTAGGAGCAGTGGGAACAGCAAATACATATATAGGTGTTTTTATTATTATGTTTGGAGTAATATCATCGGGTATGATAGCCGTTATGTCACAAAATATCGGAGCCGGAAGACCGGGGATAGCATATCAGGCAAGACAACTTGGACTTATATTCAACGCATTGATAGGTATCGTAATGTCTGTCGTTCTTGCTACTTTTTCTGGTGGGATACTTAGAATCGTAAGTATTGCTCCGGCTTTGCTTGAGCCGGCTGAAATATATCTTAGAATTGTTGGCGGCGCATGTTTTTTAAATGCACTGATTCCTATTTTCTCCAGTTATTTGAGAGTGTTTGGATATACAAAACATTCTTTGATAGGAACTGTTGTTGGAAATGTTCTCAATATAATACTTAATTCAGTATTTTTATTTGCATTCAACTGGGGTGTGATGGGAGTTGCTGTTGCCACGGTTATTTCGAGAGTTGTAAATCTTATTATTGTAGCCGGCATGGGGGCTGTACTTATAAAAGCAAAGCAGAGTCCTGAGCGGATTACATCAAGAAAGATATTTGCGCAGATTGTTAAGATTGGTTTTCCTTCTGCGCTTGAAACAGCACTTTACAACATCGCAATGACATTTATAGTGCGTTTTATGAATCAGATGGATGTGGATGGAATGAATGTTATAGCGCGTTCATATGCTGTACAGATTGCAAATTTCTCGTATTGCGTGGGAGCTGCCCTTGCTCAGGCAAATGCAATTATGACCGGTTGGAGAATTGGAGCAAAAGAGTTTGAGGAATGTAACAGGGGGACGAGAAAAGCTGCGATATATGGTATCATCACAGCAACATGCTTTTCCGTGACCTTTGCATTTGCCGGACATTTTATCGTGCATATATTTACTGATGATTCACAGATGATAAATCTTGTGGTAAAGTTGTTAATAGTAGATATATTTCTTGAACTTGGAAGGGTAACAAACCTTGTATATGGGCAGGCGTTAAAAACGAGCGGAGACGCACTTTTTCCGGTTATATTAGGTGCGATATTTATGTATTTGTTTGCAGTTGGCGGAACTTATTTTCTCGGAATACACATGGGATTTCTGGCTGTAGGAGCATATATTGCTATGGCAGGTGACGAATGTGCGAGAGCTGTGGGAATGGTACTTAGATGGAAGAGTGGAAAATGGAAAAGTAAAGGTCTTGTAGAAGTATAG
- a CDS encoding zinc-dependent alcohol dehydrogenase, whose protein sequence is MLQQVMTNPGEIIFREVPVPEVKENQVLVKIMNIGICGSDIHVYHGKHPFTKYPVTQGHEVSGEITELGKNVTEFHVGQKVTIEPQVYCGHCYPCRHGKYNLCEELKVMGFQTTGTASEYFAVDASKVTPIPEDMSYEEGAMIEPLAVAVHGVKQIGDVAGMNIAVLGAGPIGNLVAQAAKGMGAAKVLITDISDLRLAKAKECGIDVCVNTQNKDFGEAMIEAFGPDKADVIYDCAGNNITMGQAIKYARKGSTIVLVAVFAGMAEVDLAVANDHELDIKSTMMYRHDDYIDGIRLVNEGKVHLKPLISKTFAFKDYLKAYQYIDDNRETTMKVIINVSEK, encoded by the coding sequence ATGTTACAGCAGGTAATGACAAATCCAGGAGAAATTATTTTCAGAGAGGTTCCGGTTCCGGAGGTAAAGGAAAATCAGGTGTTGGTAAAGATTATGAATATTGGTATTTGTGGATCAGATATTCATGTTTATCATGGAAAACATCCGTTTACAAAATATCCGGTAACACAGGGACATGAGGTTTCCGGTGAGATTACAGAACTTGGAAAAAATGTCACAGAGTTTCATGTGGGACAGAAGGTGACGATAGAGCCTCAGGTATATTGTGGACACTGCTATCCATGTCGTCATGGAAAGTATAATCTCTGTGAGGAATTAAAAGTAATGGGATTTCAGACGACAGGAACAGCATCTGAGTATTTTGCAGTGGATGCATCTAAAGTAACACCTATTCCAGAAGATATGTCCTATGAAGAAGGCGCTATGATCGAACCTCTTGCTGTGGCAGTTCATGGTGTAAAACAGATAGGCGATGTGGCTGGCATGAATATTGCAGTCCTTGGAGCAGGACCGATTGGAAATCTCGTGGCACAGGCAGCAAAAGGAATGGGGGCAGCGAAAGTACTGATCACAGATATCAGTGATCTTAGACTGGCAAAAGCAAAAGAATGTGGAATTGATGTGTGTGTGAATACCCAAAATAAAGACTTTGGTGAGGCAATGATCGAAGCATTTGGACCGGACAAGGCGGATGTGATCTACGACTGTGCTGGAAACAATATCACAATGGGACAGGCAATTAAATATGCAAGAAAAGGAAGTACGATCGTATTGGTGGCTGTTTTTGCAGGAATGGCAGAAGTAGATCTTGCAGTGGCAAATGACCACGAACTTGACATTAAGAGCACGATGATGTACCGCCATGATGATTATATAGATGGAATCAGACTGGTAAATGAGGGCAAAGTTCATTTGAAACCGCTCATCTCAAAGACATTTGCTTTTAAAGATTATCTGAAGGCATACCAGTATATTGATGATAACCGCGAGACAACGATGAAAGTAATTATCAACGTCAGTGAAAAATAA
- a CDS encoding MFS transporter, translated as MESENKNGKVPLISKIAYGFGDVGCNFSWMFVSNFLMIFYTDVFGISMAAVSALMLFSRFWDAINDPIVGGLTDKTKSRWGRYRPWLLVAAPITAILLVMTFWARPDWPQNGKIIYMVITYCLLVLGYTCVNIPYGTLCGAMTQDIDERAKINTSRSVAAMIAIGVLNIITVPLLSKFGSHSAKTGYLTVAVIYGCIFTACHFFCFAKTKEAVITPEKEKISIKIQLKAVMQNRPYLLALAGQILFGFTLYGRNADILYYFTYVEGNASYYTTYSMCITIPSIIGAACFQPLFRKLNNKGRTASLFALFTGISMLSMFFFNAKESPAIFYALSGLTQFFFSGFNTAIYAIIPDCVEYGEWKTGLRNDGFQYAFISLGNKIGMAVGTALLAGLLGKYGYIANQTQNAIVLSIMKHAFTTIPGALWIVTAVVLFFYRLNKKRYNEIVEELKNGRKS; from the coding sequence ATGGAAAGCGAAAACAAAAATGGAAAAGTACCGCTGATCAGTAAGATTGCATATGGGTTTGGTGATGTTGGATGTAATTTCAGCTGGATGTTCGTCAGTAATTTTCTGATGATATTTTATACAGACGTGTTCGGAATCAGTATGGCGGCTGTGTCAGCACTTATGCTTTTTTCAAGATTCTGGGATGCAATCAATGATCCAATCGTCGGGGGACTTACAGATAAAACAAAATCGAGATGGGGACGGTACCGTCCATGGCTGTTAGTAGCGGCACCAATCACAGCGATTCTTCTTGTTATGACATTCTGGGCAAGACCTGACTGGCCGCAGAATGGAAAGATCATTTATATGGTAATTACATATTGTCTGCTGGTTTTAGGGTATACCTGTGTGAATATTCCATATGGAACCTTGTGTGGTGCTATGACACAGGATATTGATGAACGTGCAAAAATAAATACATCCCGTTCGGTTGCAGCGATGATTGCAATTGGTGTGTTAAATATTATCACAGTTCCACTGCTCAGTAAATTCGGCAGTCATAGTGCAAAGACAGGATATCTGACGGTTGCGGTCATATATGGATGTATTTTTACAGCCTGTCATTTCTTCTGCTTTGCGAAGACGAAAGAGGCAGTGATTACTCCGGAAAAAGAAAAAATTTCTATAAAGATACAGTTGAAAGCAGTCATGCAGAACAGACCATATCTTCTTGCATTGGCAGGACAGATATTATTTGGATTTACACTGTATGGTAGAAACGCAGATATTCTGTATTACTTTACATATGTGGAAGGGAATGCCTCCTACTACACAACTTATTCGATGTGCATCACTATTCCTTCTATCATCGGGGCAGCCTGTTTTCAACCATTATTCCGCAAGTTGAATAACAAAGGAAGAACAGCATCTCTCTTTGCTTTATTTACAGGAATTTCCATGTTGTCTATGTTTTTCTTCAATGCCAAAGAATCACCGGCTATTTTTTATGCATTATCTGGTCTCACACAGTTTTTTTTCTCTGGATTTAATACCGCAATCTATGCAATCATTCCAGACTGTGTGGAATATGGGGAGTGGAAAACCGGACTTAGAAATGATGGTTTTCAGTATGCGTTTATTTCACTTGGAAATAAAATCGGAATGGCAGTTGGAACAGCACTTTTAGCAGGATTACTTGGAAAATATGGTTATATTGCAAATCAGACACAAAATGCAATTGTACTTTCAATTATGAAACATGCATTTACGACGATTCCAGGTGCACTGTGGATTGTGACTGCGGTTGTATTATTTTTCTACCGGTTAAATAAAAAACGTTATAACGAGATTGTGGAGGAACTGAAAAATGGAAGAAAAAGTTGA
- a CDS encoding LacI family DNA-binding transcriptional regulator, which produces MTTIQDIADKMNISKSTVSKALNDAPDISETLRKQVLETAVALGYTKLRRYKKPVKKICIITEKENIQYEEPHHFAYDILLGFRQMAEPAGFDIEIVPVDVQMQRNQHYDVFMLEHNYVGAFVIGFSLNDPWIQDFKTSHTPAVLFDNYIIGNPSTAYVGIDNDEGMELAVSYLAGLGHRKIAYLSGSLGSQILQIRHAAFLRAMHQHGLKTSSDSTGCSYYLSECMEKHLPRFLEKGMTAIICSQDTLANAALIQCQQLGYKVPEDISIIGFDDIPIAAYTSPPLTTIRQDRLELGKSGFFALSSLLNNISISTFLLHAQLIERKSTGEVPVT; this is translated from the coding sequence ATGACTACAATCCAAGATATTGCTGATAAGATGAACATTTCCAAGAGTACTGTATCCAAAGCACTCAATGATGCACCTGATATCAGCGAAACTTTACGGAAACAGGTTTTAGAAACTGCTGTAGCCCTCGGTTATACTAAACTACGTCGTTATAAGAAACCCGTAAAAAAAATCTGTATTATAACAGAAAAAGAGAATATACAATACGAAGAGCCACATCATTTTGCCTATGACATTCTGCTTGGTTTTCGCCAAATGGCTGAACCAGCCGGTTTTGATATTGAAATCGTACCTGTGGACGTTCAGATGCAACGGAACCAACATTATGATGTTTTTATGTTGGAGCATAATTACGTAGGAGCTTTTGTAATCGGCTTTTCCTTGAATGACCCTTGGATTCAGGATTTTAAAACCAGCCACACTCCTGCCGTGCTTTTCGATAACTATATTATCGGGAATCCCTCTACTGCTTATGTAGGTATTGATAATGATGAGGGAATGGAACTTGCTGTCTCTTATCTTGCCGGACTTGGTCATCGTAAGATTGCCTATCTCAGCGGTTCTCTTGGCTCTCAGATTCTTCAGATACGACATGCAGCCTTTCTCCGTGCCATGCACCAGCATGGACTGAAGACTTCTTCTGATTCTACCGGCTGCTCTTATTATTTGTCTGAATGTATGGAAAAGCACCTGCCACGGTTTCTGGAAAAAGGAATGACTGCTATCATCTGTAGCCAGGACACTCTTGCCAATGCAGCCCTTATCCAGTGTCAACAACTAGGATACAAGGTGCCTGAGGATATCAGTATTATTGGATTTGATGATATTCCGATTGCAGCATATACATCTCCTCCATTGACTACAATCAGACAAGATCGGCTTGAACTTGGAAAAAGCGGTTTTTTTGCACTATCAAGTCTACTTAACAACATTTCAATCAGCACATTTTTATTGCATGCGCAGCTAATTGAACGGAAATCTACAGGGGAAGTACCTGTGACATAA
- a CDS encoding amidohydrolase family protein codes for MNVYEQTRGCKNPSIFNKDISRKTFKIGLFGRDSKTVMAHCVHSDEKEIKRMKENGVFIAHCPESNTNLSSGVAPIRQYLEEGMFEAGYEMDAVVLNDKRLIHSQEMNVEQRLERMIYLADEREVYTKYVAGEKGISIY; via the coding sequence ATGAATGTATACGAACAAACTCGGGGCTGTAAAAATCCCTCTATTTTTAACAAGGATATAAGCAGGAAAACTTTCAAGATTGGGTTGTTTGGAAGAGACAGCAAGACGGTTATGGCTCATTGCGTACACTCCGACGAAAAAGAAATTAAAAGAATGAAGGAAAATGGTGTGTTTATCGCACATTGTCCGGAATCTAATACGAATTTATCATCAGGAGTTGCACCTATCAGACAATATTTGGAAGAAGGAATGTTCGAAGCAGGATACGAAATGGATGCAGTAGTGCTCAATGATAAACGATTGATTCATTCACAGGAGATGAATGTGGAACAGCGTTTAGAACGAATGATTTATTTGGCGGATGAACGAGAAGTTTATACTAAATATGTAGCTGGAGAAAAAGGTATTTCAATATATTGA
- a CDS encoding carbohydrate kinase family protein, with protein sequence MEEKVDIVALGELLIDFTEAGYSQDGRKLFEQNPGGAPANLLTVASHFGYRTSFIGKVGNDMHGKFLKKTLQKEGINTDAIVEDPGYFTTLAFVEIGENGERNFSFARKPGADTQLKKEELDQTLISGCRIFHFGSLSLTDEPAESTTIEAVKMAKAAGALISYDPNYRPSLWKSKEDAVKKMKSVIELVDVMKVSDEESTLLTEAKSYEQAADQLLAMGPKLVAITLGEQGVLMATKSRKEIIKAFQIHAVDTTGAGDSFWGGVLCSILSMNKNVEKMEWEEIKKCAVLGNAVAGLCVQKRGGIPAIPTKEAVFEFMQK encoded by the coding sequence ATGGAAGAAAAAGTTGATATCGTGGCATTGGGAGAATTGCTGATTGATTTTACGGAAGCAGGATACAGTCAGGATGGGAGAAAATTGTTCGAACAGAATCCCGGCGGTGCTCCGGCAAATCTTCTAACCGTTGCAAGTCACTTTGGGTATCGCACATCTTTTATTGGAAAAGTTGGAAACGATATGCATGGTAAATTTTTAAAGAAGACATTGCAAAAGGAAGGAATCAATACAGATGCTATTGTTGAAGACCCGGGTTATTTTACAACGTTGGCATTTGTGGAAATCGGTGAAAATGGAGAACGAAATTTTTCTTTTGCAAGAAAACCGGGTGCAGATACACAGTTAAAAAAAGAAGAACTGGATCAGACATTAATTTCAGGTTGTAGAATTTTTCATTTTGGATCATTATCGCTGACAGATGAACCGGCAGAAAGTACAACGATTGAAGCGGTAAAAATGGCAAAAGCAGCGGGTGCACTTATTTCATATGATCCGAATTATCGCCCGTCTCTTTGGAAGAGCAAAGAGGATGCAGTGAAAAAAATGAAATCTGTCATAGAATTGGTAGATGTCATGAAGGTATCGGATGAAGAGAGTACTCTGTTGACAGAGGCGAAAAGTTATGAGCAGGCTGCAGATCAACTTCTTGCCATGGGACCAAAGCTGGTTGCCATTACATTGGGAGAACAGGGCGTTCTTATGGCAACAAAAAGCAGAAAAGAAATCATCAAAGCATTTCAGATACATGCGGTCGACACGACTGGGGCAGGTGATTCATTTTGGGGAGGCGTATTATGCAGTATCCTTTCTATGAATAAGAATGTTGAAAAAATGGAATGGGAAGAAATCAAAAAGTGTGCTGTTTTGGGAAATGCAGTTGCTGGATTGTGTGTGCAAAAGAGAGGTGGAATCCCTGCGATTCCGACGAAAGAGGCAGTGTTTGAATTTATGCAGAAATAA